From a region of the Streptacidiphilus albus JL83 genome:
- a CDS encoding phytanoyl-CoA dioxygenase family protein has translation MIGTMPAEAGTKSSYERDGWFQSPQSLDPEVIDRLQAAVASLSALRRPEVVHEQGTDTVRAIHGSHLFDEACARLVRLPALLELAEEVLGEPVYVYQFKVNMKQPREGAAWPWHQDYAFWSREDGMPEDRAVNIAVFLDDVHELNGPLVVIPGSHRLGLVDDDPAAVRAESGDWHNHVSADLEHTVPAERAEELARAYGTATAVGPAGTLYAFHPTIVHSSSNNLSDDPRALLLVTYNAVSNAPLRPQRPDFLVCRDTTPLTAVATNTL, from the coding sequence GTGATCGGCACCATGCCGGCGGAAGCCGGTACCAAGAGCAGCTACGAGCGCGACGGCTGGTTCCAGTCGCCGCAGTCCCTGGACCCGGAGGTGATCGACCGGCTGCAGGCGGCCGTCGCGTCCCTCAGCGCCCTGCGGCGGCCCGAGGTCGTGCACGAGCAGGGCACCGACACGGTCCGGGCCATCCACGGCAGCCACCTGTTCGACGAGGCGTGTGCGCGGCTGGTCCGGCTGCCCGCGCTGCTGGAGCTGGCCGAGGAGGTGCTCGGCGAGCCGGTCTACGTCTACCAGTTCAAGGTCAACATGAAGCAGCCGCGGGAGGGCGCGGCCTGGCCCTGGCACCAGGACTACGCCTTCTGGAGCCGCGAGGACGGGATGCCCGAGGACCGGGCCGTCAACATCGCGGTCTTCCTGGACGACGTCCACGAGCTGAACGGCCCGCTGGTCGTCATCCCGGGCAGCCACCGGCTCGGCCTGGTCGACGACGACCCGGCGGCCGTCCGGGCCGAGAGCGGCGACTGGCACAACCACGTCTCCGCGGACCTGGAGCACACCGTCCCCGCCGAGCGGGCCGAGGAGCTGGCGCGCGCGTACGGCACCGCGACGGCCGTCGGGCCGGCGGGCACGCTCTACGCCTTCCACCCGACCATCGTCCACTCCTCCTCCAACAACCTCTCCGACGACCCCCGGGCCCTCCTGCTGGTGACCTACAACGCGGTCAGCAACGCCCCGCTGCGCCCGCAGCGGCCGGACTTCCTGGTCTGCCGGGACACCACCCCGCTCACCGCCGTCGCCACGAACACGCTGTAA
- a CDS encoding aminotransferase-like domain-containing protein, whose product MATDTRLAADLDTASLHGSLEDPALSSMNLLNEIADRYPQAVPFAAGRPAEEFFDTDDIHRALRAFADHLADERGMSPAQVRRTLFQYGRTKGVVHHLVARNLAVDEGIEVDPEAVVVTVGCQEAIYLVLRALRRGPEDVVLAVAPTYVGLTGAARLVDLPVLPVASGDDGVDLDDLLAVLRRARREGLRPRALYVMPDFANPTGLSMDRAVRQRLLDLAHREDLLLLEDNPYGLFRSGRDRVPTLKALDRHRRVVYLGSFAKTVLPGARVGYVVADQRVADRSGEPGLLADQLAKIKSMLTVNTSPIAQAVVGGRLVQQECSLAAATVQEQQRYARNLRQLLDGLARRFPAGGPPAAAVRWNAPVGGFFVVLTLPFAVDDQLLEYSARSHGVLWTPMRHFYDGPGGEHQLRLSISSVTPVQIDLGLDRLAALVADRLGAGP is encoded by the coding sequence GTGGCCACTGACACCCGGCTCGCCGCCGACCTCGACACCGCGAGCCTGCACGGCTCGCTGGAGGACCCGGCGCTGTCCTCGATGAACCTGCTGAACGAGATCGCCGACCGCTACCCGCAGGCCGTCCCGTTCGCGGCGGGCCGCCCGGCCGAGGAGTTCTTCGACACCGACGACATCCACCGCGCGCTGCGCGCCTTCGCCGACCACCTGGCCGACGAGCGCGGGATGTCGCCGGCGCAGGTCCGCCGCACGCTCTTCCAGTACGGGCGGACCAAGGGCGTCGTGCACCACCTGGTGGCCCGCAACCTCGCCGTCGACGAGGGCATCGAGGTCGATCCCGAGGCCGTCGTGGTCACCGTGGGCTGCCAGGAGGCCATCTACCTGGTGCTGCGGGCGCTGCGCCGCGGCCCCGAGGACGTCGTGCTCGCGGTCGCGCCGACCTATGTCGGCCTCACCGGCGCGGCGCGGCTGGTGGACCTGCCGGTGCTGCCGGTCGCGAGCGGGGACGACGGGGTGGACCTCGACGACCTCCTGGCCGTGCTGCGGCGGGCCCGCCGCGAGGGACTGCGCCCGCGCGCCCTCTACGTCATGCCGGACTTCGCCAACCCCACCGGCCTGAGCATGGACCGCGCGGTGCGCCAGCGGCTGCTGGACCTCGCCCACCGCGAGGACCTGCTGCTGCTGGAGGACAACCCCTACGGCCTGTTCCGCAGCGGCCGGGACCGGGTCCCCACCCTCAAGGCCCTGGACCGGCACCGCCGGGTCGTCTACCTGGGCTCGTTCGCCAAGACGGTGCTGCCGGGCGCCCGGGTGGGCTACGTGGTGGCCGACCAGCGGGTGGCCGACCGCAGCGGCGAGCCGGGTCTGCTGGCGGACCAGCTCGCGAAGATCAAGAGCATGCTGACGGTGAACACCTCGCCGATCGCCCAGGCCGTGGTCGGCGGCAGGCTCGTCCAGCAGGAGTGCAGTCTGGCCGCCGCCACGGTCCAGGAGCAGCAGCGGTACGCGCGCAATCTGCGGCAGCTCCTCGACGGGCTGGCCCGCAGGTTCCCGGCCGGCGGTCCGCCGGCCGCCGCGGTGCGCTGGAACGCCCCGGTGGGCGGGTTCTTCGTGGTCCTGACGCTGCCCTTCGCCGTGGACGACCAGCTGCTGGAGTACTCGGCCCGGAGCCACGGCGTGCTCTGGACGCCCATGCGGCACTTCTACGACGGCCCCGGCGGCGAGCACCAGCTCCGGCTCTCGATCAGCAGTGTGACCCCGGTCCAGATCGACCTCGGCCTGGACCGACTGGCGGCGCTGGTCGCGGACCGCCTCGGCGCAGGGCCGTGA
- a CDS encoding alpha-hydroxy acid oxidase: MPGRRGAPGPALVPGDVWDFVQGGSGGERTLAANRAALDDIAVVPGVLRGVGTPSTRTRLVASDAALPVAIAPMAYQQLLHSGGESATAAAARAADVPFTVGMLSSTALEEVARTGAALWFQLYWLADRGELLDLVRRAESCGCRALVVTVDVPIMGRRLRDLRNEFTLPSGVRAANLGGSPSQAHGRVPGGSAIADHSRAVFDPAVSWSDLEWLRGQTSLPLIVKGVLGGADAARAAACGAEAVVVSNHGGRQLDGAPASATVLPEVVEAVPEGCEVLLDSGVRSGTDILRALALGASGVLVGRPVLWGLALDGAAGVEQVLSLLHREFADCLTLAGCADPREAGRLRTITGPRGVDRRGAGRRGH; the protein is encoded by the coding sequence GTGCCTGGCCGACGTGGAGCGCCTGGCCCGGCCCTGGTCCCGGGCGACGTCTGGGACTTCGTCCAGGGCGGGAGCGGCGGCGAACGGACGCTGGCGGCCAACCGCGCGGCGCTGGACGACATCGCCGTGGTGCCCGGCGTCCTGCGCGGGGTGGGGACGCCCAGCACCCGTACCCGGCTGGTGGCGAGCGACGCCGCGCTGCCGGTCGCCATCGCGCCGATGGCCTACCAGCAACTGCTGCACAGCGGCGGTGAGTCGGCCACGGCTGCCGCCGCCCGCGCGGCGGACGTGCCGTTCACCGTCGGCATGCTCAGCAGCACGGCCCTGGAGGAGGTGGCGCGCACCGGAGCCGCGCTCTGGTTCCAGCTGTACTGGCTCGCCGACCGGGGCGAGCTGCTCGACCTGGTCCGGCGCGCCGAGAGCTGCGGCTGCCGGGCCCTGGTGGTCACCGTGGACGTGCCCATCATGGGCCGCCGACTGCGGGACCTGCGCAACGAGTTCACCCTGCCGAGCGGTGTCCGCGCCGCGAACCTGGGCGGTTCGCCCTCCCAGGCCCACGGCCGGGTGCCCGGCGGCTCGGCGATCGCCGACCACAGCCGGGCGGTGTTCGACCCGGCGGTCAGCTGGAGCGACCTCGAATGGCTGCGCGGACAGACCTCGCTGCCGCTGATCGTCAAGGGCGTCCTCGGCGGCGCGGACGCGGCCCGCGCCGCCGCCTGCGGAGCCGAGGCGGTGGTGGTGTCCAACCACGGCGGGCGGCAGCTGGACGGCGCTCCGGCGAGCGCGACCGTGCTGCCCGAGGTGGTCGAGGCCGTGCCGGAGGGCTGCGAGGTGCTGCTGGACAGCGGCGTGCGCAGCGGCACCGACATCCTCCGGGCGCTCGCCCTGGGCGCCTCCGGCGTGCTGGTCGGCCGACCGGTGCTGTGGGGTCTGGCGCTGGACGGCGCGGCCGGGGTGGAGCAGGTGCTGTCGCTGCTGCACCGCGAGTTCGCCGACTGCCTGACCCTGGCCGGCTGCGCGGACCCGCGCGAGGCCGGCCGGCTGCGCACGATCACCGGTCCCCGCGGCGTCGACCGCCGAGGGGCGGGCCGACGTGGCCACTGA
- the hppD gene encoding 4-hydroxyphenylpyruvate dioxygenase, which yields MTTAHGDSPDDMGVDHVELYVEDFRATTDWLLDSYGLVVEADNEAEAGRVGARSVALGRDRIRVVLTQGLAADHPAARYVERHGDGVADIGLRVPDAAGAFEAAVGLGATPVAPPATRDGVVTASIVGFGDVAHTFVQRARGIAPTALPGLRPVPHRAPARDTGLTAVDHFAVCLEAGTLEPTVAFYQRVLGFRMVFAEQILVGRQSMISKVVQSRSGEVTLTLIEPDPSHDPGQIDDFLRKHDGPGVQHIAWNTGDIVRSVGGMASAGVEFLRSPGAYYDALGERMTARRHSVAELRAHNILMDQDHDGQLFQIFTRSVHSRGTLFLELIERLGARTFGSGNIKALYEAVESQRAVAGAR from the coding sequence ATGACCACGGCACACGGGGATTCGCCCGACGACATGGGCGTGGACCACGTCGAACTGTACGTCGAGGACTTCCGGGCGACCACGGACTGGCTCCTCGACAGCTACGGCCTCGTCGTCGAGGCCGACAACGAGGCCGAGGCCGGGCGGGTGGGGGCCCGCTCGGTCGCGCTCGGCCGGGACCGGATCCGGGTGGTGCTCACCCAGGGCCTGGCCGCGGACCACCCGGCCGCACGCTACGTCGAGCGGCACGGCGACGGCGTGGCCGACATCGGGCTGCGGGTGCCCGACGCCGCCGGCGCCTTCGAGGCCGCGGTCGGGCTCGGCGCGACCCCGGTGGCGCCGCCGGCCACCCGCGACGGCGTGGTCACCGCGTCGATCGTGGGCTTCGGCGACGTCGCGCACACCTTCGTCCAGCGGGCCCGCGGCATCGCGCCGACGGCTCTGCCCGGCCTGCGTCCGGTGCCCCACCGGGCGCCGGCCCGGGACACCGGGCTGACCGCGGTGGACCACTTCGCGGTCTGCCTGGAGGCCGGCACCCTCGAACCGACCGTCGCGTTCTACCAGCGGGTCCTCGGGTTCCGGATGGTCTTCGCCGAGCAGATCCTGGTCGGCAGGCAGTCGATGATCTCCAAGGTGGTGCAGAGCCGGTCCGGCGAGGTGACGCTCACCCTGATCGAGCCGGACCCGTCCCACGACCCCGGCCAGATCGACGACTTCCTGCGCAAGCACGACGGCCCCGGCGTCCAGCACATCGCCTGGAACACCGGCGACATCGTGCGCTCGGTCGGCGGCATGGCGTCGGCCGGCGTGGAGTTCCTGCGCTCCCCCGGCGCCTACTACGACGCGCTGGGCGAGCGGATGACGGCCCGGCGGCACTCCGTGGCGGAGCTGCGCGCCCACAACATCCTGATGGACCAGGACCACGACGGGCAGCTCTTCCAGATCTTCACCAGGTCGGTGCACAGCCGCGGCACGCTCTTCCTGGAGCTGATCGAGCGCCTCGGGGCCCGGACCTTCGGCTCCGGGAACATCAAGGCGCTCTACGAGGCCGTCGAGTCGCAGCGCGCCGTCGCGGGGGCGCGCTGA